TTGGTCTGGTCTTTCAGTATTGTCGTCACCGTCGATACGAGGCCTGCAAGGTCGGCGAGGTTTGCCGGGAGGATCAGGGTGTTGTTTGTTCTTGCGAGTTTGCCGAACTCATTAATGTATTGTTCGGCGATTCGCAGGTTGACGGCGTTTATACCGCCCTGTTCGTTGATGGCAAGGGCGATCTCGCGAAGGCCGTTGGCGGTCGCGGTGGCAACGCGTACGATCTCTGCCGCGCGACCTTCCGCCTCATTGATCCGTTTCTGCTTCTCGCCTTCGGAAGTGGCGATCATCTCCTGTTTGACACCCTCGGCACGATTGATCTTCGCCTGTTTGTCCCCTTCCGATTCTGCGATGACGGCTCTCTTTTCCCTCTCAGCCCGCATCTGCTTTTCCATGGCGTCCTTGATGCTCTGCGGAGGTACGATATTCTTTATCTCGTACCGAGTCACCTTCACACCCCAAGGGTCCGATGCCTTGTCGACGGCCTCCACGATAGTGGTGTTGATTGTTTCCCGTTCTTCGAAGGTCCTGTCCAGTTCAAGCTTTCCAATAACGCTCCTCATGGTTGTCTGGGCGAGCTGCATTGCGGCGAACTGATAGTTGTTGATCCCGTAAGATGCCTTCTGGGGGTCAATCACCTGGAGGTACAGGATGCCGTCCACCTCAACGGCGATGTTATCCCGGGTGATGCATGTCTGGGAGGCGACGTCGATGGCCTGCTCCTTCAGCGTATGTTTGTATGCGACCTTATCGATAAAGGGTATCAGGATGTGAAGGCCGGCGTCCAGTGTCGCACTGTATTTGCCGAGACGCTCGACAATGAAGGCGACCTTCTGCGGAACGATGCGGATGGTCTTGGAAAAGGCTACAACAACGATGACAATGAGGCCAAGAATAATAATGGTAAAAAAGTTCATAAGACATCCCCTCCCTTTACAGGATATTTCTTGACCTTCAGTGTCAGGCCATCCTTGCCGGTAATTTCCACTGCAACTCCCTCCTCAACCGGCTCGTCCCCGTCGGTTTCGGCATTCCAGCTTGTTCCGTGAAGCTCCACCTTGCCTCCCATGACGGGGTCGATCCTCCGTGTCACCACGGCCTTCTCCCCCGTGAATGGCGACATGTTATCATCGTCCGTACGGCCATATTTCTTATAGCCGACAAAGACACCTCGCATCCATTTTCTCAATGACGCAAGAAGCAGGACCGAGGCCACGAGGAAGATGATGAGTTGAACATTGACGGATATATCCGTAAAGAGGCAGATGAGCGCTACGATCCATGCGCCGACGCCGAAGAAAAAGACAACGAAACCGGGCAGGACGAATTCCAGCAACATCAGCACGAGGCCGACGAGAAACCATATCACCTCGGGTTTCAGCCAATCCTTGAATCCTTCCACGCCATCACCCCGCTTGCATGAATCTTGTTGTCAGGATTCTAGCAGATTGAGTTCCTTATTAAAACAACAATGTTCCACGGTCAGGAATTGTCTTCACCGGAAACGGCCTCGGATGCACAAGGCCGGTATTTCACCGTGATACTTGAGTATTCCCTGTGATCTGGTGTATCTTGACAGAGACGGAGAGTGATTTCATATTCAACCTGTCAGAATGATAGGAAAAGAGTTCTGCGGGAGAGGTGCGGCCACAAGTTCCCGACGAACTGTGCCTGAGACGAGAGAAATAGACATGAATCCCACAGAGATACCGCCCGACATTATTTTGAAGAAGTCGCCCTTTCTGGTGGTAAGGCAATTGAACGGTGGCGAGGTAAGGGTATACAGCAAACTGCATGGCAACTTGACATCATATGGGAGCGAGATCGCCGGCGTCCTTGAGCTTTTCGAGAGACCCATCCCGGCTGAGACAGCGGCGACTGGAATGTCGGAAATATGCCGACAAGAGTCCGGGGTCCTGATAAAAGAGCTCTACGACAAACACTTCCTGGTGGAGGGGGACAGGAGTGAGCGGGACATGTTCGCGGAGTACGTCGCCACGGCACGGCGCAGGAACGAGGTTGCCAGGATATCCAGGGTGACCTTTCTCGTTTCGGCCACATGCAACCTGGCCTGCAAGGGTTGCTATCACAGCTTCTACGATTTCAGGAGCGGCCACATGACAGCCGAGTTTGCCGGCAGGGTCCTCACGGGCCTTTTCCCTTACCTGAAGAAAAGAGGGATTCCCGCGTTGCTCATATCCTTTCTCGGCTACGAGCCTCTGCTGAATTTCGAGACCGTGAGCCAGGTCCACGACCGGGCGGTTGCCATGTCGGAGGAGTACGGGATCGACACCACGTTCAAGATATTCACGAATGCCTTCAGCATCAACCGGACCACATACGACTGGATAATGAGGAACAGATCCCGGCTGAGCTTCAAAGTGAGCCTCGACGGTGTCAGGGAGGACAACGATCAGCGAAGACTGGACCGCGCCGGAAAAGGGACCTTTGACAGGGTTGTCGGCAACCTGGAACGGATCATTGCCACCGGCGTGGAATGTGATGTTCTGACGACCCTCAGCAAGATCAATTTCTCCAATATCGAAAGGTTTGTCGATGAAATGGCCGCGATAGGCATCAAGAATATCACCGCCAACATATTCTGCGGCCAATCGCCGGACGAGAGAAAGCTGGAGCTGTCGGAAGAGGAGAGGTTCGAGGCTATAAGAAGGATGGATCTGGCAACGGAGAAGCATGGCATCGAGTTCGATGGGGAGTGGAAGTTCGCCGTTGTGCAGATGATAACGGGAGCTCACTTCACCTGTCCTGCCGGAATGAGACAGGTCGTGTTCTGCGCCGATGGGGCCATCCATCCCTGTCAGCGTTTTGCCGGAACGGAGCTTACCTTCGGCACCTTCGGGGACGATTTCTGGGAGAGGCTCGGCGAAGGTCAATGCGAAGGCTACGAACGCTGGACCGCCGATCTCTACGACCGCGTGATGGAGAGAATGAAGCAGGAACACGCGGACCTGACGGGATGGAGTTGTCCCTTTATCCCCTTCATGCGGGGGGAATGTCTTGGGAAACATGTCGAGAGGGATTTCAACGAACGCCTCATGGAGTACTATGTAACGCGCCCTGTGGACCGGATAATCGCGAGATCGCGCATACATTGCTGATGCCCGGGTCCCTGTCGGGATCGCCAATCCCTGATGGCGCCCGGGGAGACCAGATAAGGAGGCCGCCCATGGCAGGAATATTCGAGGACAACTCGTTCTCAATAGGCAGAACGCCGCTCGTCAGGCTGAACAGGGTGACGGCAGGTGCGAAGGCCACGGTGCTCGCGAAGGTGGAGGGGCGCAACCCGGCCTACTCGGTGAAATGCCGGGTCGGTGCCGCGATGGTCTGGGACGCCGAGAAGACGGGAAGGCTCAAACCGGGGTTGGAGATGATCGAGCCCACGTCGGGCAACACGGGCATAGCCCTTGCCTTCGTAGCCGCTGCCCGCGGATACAGTCTGACCCTTACCATGCCGGAGACGATGTCCCTGGAAAGACGCAAGGTGCTCAGGGCCCTCGGGGCAAATATCATCCTTACGGAAGGGGCCAGCGGCATGAAGGGGGCCATTGCGAAGGCGGAGGAGATCGCCGCCGGCGACGTTTCACGGTATTTCCTTCCCCAGCAGTTCGAGAACCCCGCAAATCCGGCCATACATGAAGCGACGACGGCCGTCGAGCTCTGGAACGATACGGACGGGGAGATGGACATCCTCGTTTCCGGTGTCGGAACGGGCGGTACGATCACAGGGATAAGCAGGTATTTCAAGCTCACGAAGGGGAAGAAGATCGTCTCCGTTGCCGTGGAGCCGATCCACTCCCCTGTCCTTACCCAGACGAGGACCGGGGAACAGTTGAAGCCGGGCCCGCACAAGATCCAGGGAATAGGCGCCGGTTTCGTTCCGAAGGTGCTTGACCTTTCCCTTGTCGACCGCATCGAGACTGTCAGCAACGATGAGGCGATGGAAATGGCGAGACGCCTGGCGCGCGAGGAGGGGATCCTGAGCGGGATATCGTGCGGTGCCGCGGCGCACGTTGCGGTCAAACTGGCCAGGGAGCCCGCGAACGCCGGCAGGACCATCGTTGTTATTCTGCCTGATTCGGGAGAACGGTACCTTTCGACGGAACTCTTCCAGGGACTCCCCGGCGGCCCCTGACCGGCAGGCATTGCGGGCACAGGCGCCTGGAGGGCAGACGCAGAAGAGCGGTGTATGATGGTGGGAGAGGAGCTCAGGAGAAAATACGAGGACCTGAAGAATTCTATCAGGTCCATGGGACGGGTTGCCGTCACCTTCTCGGGTGGTGTGGACAGCACGTTGCTGCTGAAGGTGAGCATCGATGAACTGGGATGCGGGAATGTCCTGGCGCTGACCGGTGTGTCTCCCATACACGCGCGATCGGAGAGTGACGGGGCAAAGGAATGCGCCGCCGCCCTGGGGGCCCGCGTGATCCTCTTTGAGTCCACGGAGATGGAGGATGAAAGCTTTGTGGCCAACGGGCGTGACCGGTGCTATCACTGCAAGGCCCGTCTATTCAAGGTAGTCCGGGAGATCGCTCGACGGGAAGGGTATTCCTTTCTCCTCGAGGGATCCAATGCGGACGACGAAAAGGATTTTCGCCCGGGGCGGAGGGCGTGTCTGGAATTCAATGTCGTGAGCCCTCTTCTCGACGGAGGATTCACAAAGAACGACATACGGGAGCTTTCCCGGGCACTGGGGCTCGCGACCTGCGACAAGCCTTCCGAGGCGTGCCTGTCCTCGAGGATCCCTTACGGGACGGCGATAACGAGAAAAATGCTCGAAGACATCGAACGTTCCGAGGCATTCGTGAGATCCCTCGGGGTATCACGGGTCCGGGTCAGGCATCACGGCAGCACGGCCCGCATCGAGACCGATGAGAAGGATTTCCCCGTCATCCTCGAGTACCGCGACGAGATAGCTGCCGAGCTGATGCGCACAGGCTTCACCTACATCGCCCTCGACCTCCACGGCTACAGAACGGGGAGCATGAACGAGGAAGAAGAATAGAAAGACCGTTTCAGGTCTCAAGTTTCAGGTTTCAGGTTAAAGACAAAGACGGACGGTTTCCGGTAGGACCGGAACCCTTACAGTCATCTCAGGCCGGCTCAAACCTCCGGACGGTCCGATGAGATCGGAACCTTCACAGTAGAGAAACCTCCTTATGGTCTTCCGACCTGAGATACCTAAAACCTAAAACCTAAAACTTAAAACGGTCTTCACTTGTTCTTCATCACCAGCTCGGGCTTTTTGAGGAAGACGGACGTGTCGGGTGGAACGGATTCGGTGAGCCATACGTTCCCGCCGATGGTCGAGCGGGCGCCTATGACCGTCTGTCCTCCCAGGATGGTTGCGTTGGCATAGATGATGACGTCATCCTCTATTGTGGGATGGCGCTTCGTGTCCCTGAGAAGAGGGCATTCATCCTTGCTGAGTGAAAGCGCGCCGAGGGTGACACCCTGGTAGAGACGCACCCTGTCGCCGATGGTGGTCGTTTCCCCGATGACGATGCCGGTGCCGTGGTCCATGAAAAAGCTTTCACCGATGACGACACCGGGATGTATGTCGATGCCCGTCAGACTGTGCGCGTATTCCGTCATGATCCGCGGGATGAGGGGCACCTGGTTCGTGTGCATCCAGTGGGCGACGCGATAGACGGCAACCGCGAAGAGACCGGGATAGCAGAATATGATCTCGTCAAAATGCCGTGAGGCCGGGTCGCCTTCAAAGGCGGCGCGAACGTCTTTCGAGAGCGTCTCCTGCAGTTCGGGAATGTTTTCGATGAACCTCAGGGTTATCTCCTGGCTGAGGTCCTCGCAATGAACGCAGGGCCGGTTGAACCGGATGCAGTCGTGGCGTATCGCGTGCTGTATCTGTGTCGCGATCGCATCGAAGAGCTCTGTCACCTGCTCTCCCAGATAATACCGGTGGTTGATCTCGTCCAGTCGTTTCTCGGCAAAGAAACCCGGGAAAAGGATGGGGATGGTCTTGCGTATGATATCGATGATGGCCCGTCGTGAAGGTATCGGCTCGGGGCCGACGTGATGGAGACGGCCCTTTTTGTCGTACTGTGCCACTATCCTGTCGACGAGGAAAGGCAGCCGTGAGCGATGGTTCTGGGTCGCGGTTATCTCTTCCCTGCAGCGGTCCTTTGAATTTTCTCCCTCTTGCATGTCTCTCTCCTTAGACCGTTGTGCAGGCGCCCTGCTGTGTCGCCCAGTAGGGTGAAAGGACCCTGAGCTTTTCGATTATCGGAGGCAGTTCCTTTAT
The Syntrophorhabdus sp. genome window above contains:
- a CDS encoding radical SAM protein, translated to MNPTEIPPDIILKKSPFLVVRQLNGGEVRVYSKLHGNLTSYGSEIAGVLELFERPIPAETAATGMSEICRQESGVLIKELYDKHFLVEGDRSERDMFAEYVATARRRNEVARISRVTFLVSATCNLACKGCYHSFYDFRSGHMTAEFAGRVLTGLFPYLKKRGIPALLISFLGYEPLLNFETVSQVHDRAVAMSEEYGIDTTFKIFTNAFSINRTTYDWIMRNRSRLSFKVSLDGVREDNDQRRLDRAGKGTFDRVVGNLERIIATGVECDVLTTLSKINFSNIERFVDEMAAIGIKNITANIFCGQSPDERKLELSEEERFEAIRRMDLATEKHGIEFDGEWKFAVVQMITGAHFTCPAGMRQVVFCADGAIHPCQRFAGTELTFGTFGDDFWERLGEGQCEGYERWTADLYDRVMERMKQEHADLTGWSCPFIPFMRGECLGKHVERDFNERLMEYYVTRPVDRIIARSRIHC
- a CDS encoding NfeD family protein; the protein is MEGFKDWLKPEVIWFLVGLVLMLLEFVLPGFVVFFFGVGAWIVALICLFTDISVNVQLIIFLVASVLLLASLRKWMRGVFVGYKKYGRTDDDNMSPFTGEKAVVTRRIDPVMGGKVELHGTSWNAETDGDEPVEEGVAVEITGKDGLTLKVKKYPVKGGDVL
- a CDS encoding serine acetyltransferase translates to MQEGENSKDRCREEITATQNHRSRLPFLVDRIVAQYDKKGRLHHVGPEPIPSRRAIIDIIRKTIPILFPGFFAEKRLDEINHRYYLGEQVTELFDAIATQIQHAIRHDCIRFNRPCVHCEDLSQEITLRFIENIPELQETLSKDVRAAFEGDPASRHFDEIIFCYPGLFAVAVYRVAHWMHTNQVPLIPRIMTEYAHSLTGIDIHPGVVIGESFFMDHGTGIVIGETTTIGDRVRLYQGVTLGALSLSKDECPLLRDTKRHPTIEDDVIIYANATILGGQTVIGARSTIGGNVWLTESVPPDTSVFLKKPELVMKNK
- the larE gene encoding ATP-dependent sacrificial sulfur transferase LarE — its product is MVGEELRRKYEDLKNSIRSMGRVAVTFSGGVDSTLLLKVSIDELGCGNVLALTGVSPIHARSESDGAKECAAALGARVILFESTEMEDESFVANGRDRCYHCKARLFKVVREIARREGYSFLLEGSNADDEKDFRPGRRACLEFNVVSPLLDGGFTKNDIRELSRALGLATCDKPSEACLSSRIPYGTAITRKMLEDIERSEAFVRSLGVSRVRVRHHGSTARIETDEKDFPVILEYRDEIAAELMRTGFTYIALDLHGYRTGSMNEEEE
- a CDS encoding paraslipin — translated: MNFFTIIILGLIVIVVVAFSKTIRIVPQKVAFIVERLGKYSATLDAGLHILIPFIDKVAYKHTLKEQAIDVASQTCITRDNIAVEVDGILYLQVIDPQKASYGINNYQFAAMQLAQTTMRSVIGKLELDRTFEERETINTTIVEAVDKASDPWGVKVTRYEIKNIVPPQSIKDAMEKQMRAEREKRAVIAESEGDKQAKINRAEGVKQEMIATSEGEKQKRINEAEGRAAEIVRVATATANGLREIALAINEQGGINAVNLRIAEQYINEFGKLARTNNTLILPANLADLAGLVSTVTTILKDQTKDAGVRSQGVEKR
- the cysK gene encoding cysteine synthase A, translated to MAGIFEDNSFSIGRTPLVRLNRVTAGAKATVLAKVEGRNPAYSVKCRVGAAMVWDAEKTGRLKPGLEMIEPTSGNTGIALAFVAAARGYSLTLTMPETMSLERRKVLRALGANIILTEGASGMKGAIAKAEEIAAGDVSRYFLPQQFENPANPAIHEATTAVELWNDTDGEMDILVSGVGTGGTITGISRYFKLTKGKKIVSVAVEPIHSPVLTQTRTGEQLKPGPHKIQGIGAGFVPKVLDLSLVDRIETVSNDEAMEMARRLAREEGILSGISCGAAAHVAVKLAREPANAGRTIVVILPDSGERYLSTELFQGLPGGP